The following proteins are co-located in the Periplaneta americana isolate PAMFEO1 chromosome 12, P.americana_PAMFEO1_priV1, whole genome shotgun sequence genome:
- the LOC138710877 gene encoding phosphatidylserine synthase-like, which produces MWLPGCMLNAFKVLRLKMANRPNSIRTSSKSADSFSTINERPVDDISLELFYRPHTITLLAVSIGAVIYSAFTRNEGDVQDNIWAGICCVIFFFLIISVLAFPNGPFTRPHPAVWRIVFGMSVLYLLGLLFLLFQSYKTVNGIMYWIDPSLKDFHIDMDKEYGVNCSDVTIERIWSHLDVFAWGHFLGWMFKAVLVRHFGILWAISVMWEFTEIAFAHLLPNFIECWWDALILDVLLCNGLGIWVGLQICKCLEMREYKWVSIRDIHSTSGKIKRAMLQFTPGSWTHVRWLDPTCTYMRFFALCQMVIFWQVSELNTFFLKHIFEMPPSHPLVVARLILIGVIVAPSVRQYYSFVTDTQCKRVGTQCWVYGAIMVTEALLCIKNGKELFERTQAINIIIWLLLQLLLSVLCVYGCVLWHKYFQSEDDMSRESSPCKSPDTGYKEQTTELNPNSSEKIGSLHDDMPKSEDIKKRNVTFRNGGAEPF; this is translated from the exons ATGTGGTTACCAGGATGTATGTTAAATGCATTTAAGGTGCttcgtttaaaaatggccaatcgcccaaattcaataagaacaagTTCCAAATCTGCGGACAGTTTTAGTACCATTAATGAACGTCCAGTAGACGATATATCTCTAGAACTGTTTTATAGACCACACACTATAACATTGTTAGCGGTTTCAATAGGTGCAGTGATTTATTCAGCCTTTACAAG AAACGAAGGAGATGTGCAAGACAACATATGGGCTGGAATatgttgtgtaatttttttctttttaattatctcAGTCCTAGCTTTTCCAAATGGGCCATTTACGAGGCCTCATCCAGCGGTGTGGCGGATAGTTTTTGGAATGAGTGTTCTGTATCTTCTTGGCCTGCTGTttctgttatttcaaagttacaaAACCGTAAATGGAATTATGTACTGGATAGATCCATCTTTAAAGGATTTTCACATTGATATGGATAAG GAATATGGAGTAAACTGTTCAGATGTCACTATTGAAAGGATCTGGAGCCATCTAGATGTGTTTGCCTGGGGACATTTCTTAGGCTGGATGTTCAAGGCTGTATTAGTCCGGCATTTCGGTATATTATGGGCCATAAGTGTAATGTGGGAATTTACAGAG attGCATTTGCTCATCTTTTGCCAAATTTCATCGAGTGTTGGTGGGATGCTCTCATCTTGGATGTTCTGTTGTGCAATGGACTAGGCATTTGGGTTGGTCTTCAGATATGTAAATGTCTCGAGATGAGAGAGTACAAATGGGTTAGCATCAG AGACATTCACTCAACATCAGGCAAGATCAAGCGGGCCATGCTGCAATTCACTCCAGGAAGCTGGACTCATGTGCGCTGGCTTGATCCAACTTGCACATATATGCGCTTCTTTGCATTGTGTCAGATGGTCATCTTCTGGCAAGTTTCGGAGCTCAACACTTTCTTtttgaaacacatttttgaaatgccACCATCTCACCCTCTTGTTGTGGCAAGACTTATTCTCATTGGTGTAATAGTGGCACCATCAGTCAG GCAATACTACAGCTTCGTAACCGACACCCAGTGCAAACGAGTCGGGACACAGTGCTGGGTATATGGTGCCATCATGGTTACTGAGGCACTTCTGTGTATAAAAAATGGCAAAGAACTGTTTGAGAGGACACAAGCTATCAATATTATCATCTGGCTACTTCTGCAACTGCTGCTTTCAGTTCTTTGTGTCTATGGCTGTGTGCTTTGGCATAAGTATTTCCAG AGTGAGGATGACATGTCAAGGGAATCATCCCCTTGCAAATCTCCTGATACTGGCTATAAAGAACAAACAACAGAGTTAAACCCTAACTCCTCTGAGAAAATAG